The genomic stretch CTCGTTTCCCCGGAAAACAGCTGACCCAGATTGTTTTTAATGTCTTTCCATATTTCTACATCTTCAGCATCGGCTTTGGTGTTGGCTTCTACCTGAAGGGAGACAATCACTATGCCATCTTTTTTAAGAAAGAATTGAGCGCCGAGAATATTCAGGCTCTTGGCAGTGACCGTGCCAACAAGTTTTTGAAACGCTTCGCTACCAATCGGACAACAAAGAGTGAGGTTATGGTAGTTTCCTTCTTCGTGAAACTGGTGATGAAGAATAAATAATTTATCTTTGAAGGACCGGATGAGACGAATGTGAAGCGCAACTTCTTCAGAAGATGCTGTCATCAGATAATCTGCCGGCATTTGACGCAGGTGATTTTCGATATCGTTCACAGGCAGTTCCCGCTGCAGTGCTTTAAAAACACCTGCTCGTGTGGCCGAAGGCTGTTGTTCCAGAGATTCCGGATCTTGCATATATTTCAGTGTTCTTTCATATAACTCTGAAAGTAATATTTTTTTCCAGGCTGTTAAAGTGCCTGGTGCCACGGCCCTTAACTCAGCATAGCTGAGAAGATAGAGCCCTTTCATTCTTTCCGGGTTTGCGACCGTTTCAGCAAATTTGCGAATCACTGCGGGTTGGTGAATATCCTGATGCAATGCTGTTTCGATCATGGTGTAAGGGTTAGCCAGGAGAAAAAGCATGAGCTCTGAATCAGTCTCTCCGAGGAGCAGTCTGTCAGCCAGGGATTTTAAAGAATCGTCCGGTCCGCCATCTGGTGCTTTCCTTGCTGATTGCAGCAGGGCCGATAACTTTAGGATTTCTTTGCGGGAAAACTCCTGATACAAGGCAGAGAGATCCGTGGGATTCGTGATACTTGTAACAGCCAGTTCATCGAGGAACCTTATAATACGAAGGGAATGCTCATCAGCCGTGTAATGATGATAAAAGTCGTGGTTTACTTTGCAGTGGGCCAGACCAAATTCTGGTAATACCTGTTCAAGAATATTCGTTTCGTGCATCAACCTGAGAATTTTTTCAGTGGTTTGGCTTTGCAGAATGGAGAATAAGAAATCCTTAATCTCTTCACCTTTCATGAATTGCGCGTTTATAAGATTTTTGCTCAATCGCATGTTCCGTTGCAGCTTGTAATCAGGTAGAACCTGATGTTGTTTGCAAAGCTCTAATGCTTTTAATAACAGCGATTTATCCTTTTTGAAATTCTCTTTTGCGTCACCTTCATAAATCAGGGAAGACTCTGAAATGTGAAATCCATGACCCACTGACTTTTTAGTCAATGAGGAGATTACTTTTTTAAATGATCTTTTAGGTTGCCGGCAATGCTCGAAAAGGTTTTGAGAAAAAGTATAAATATTAGTGGCGTGCAGGTAGTAATCCCGCATGAATTCTTCAACGGGTTGACCCTGGGAGGAAATTTTGTATCCCAGATTGTTTGCCAGTTGTTTCTGGATATCAAAAGTCAGGACATCACTTTTTAGTCCGGTCAGATAATGCAGTTCATTACGAA from Nitrospinota bacterium encodes the following:
- the glnD gene encoding [protein-PII] uridylyltransferase, which produces MDNSKNSYRLAIDFSQVQNIPADPRKRLPYFQTFKKLLQDEKEKIKSWHRAGAGGREIIQAHTSLVDEVIRHVLLSMTQLEAYSGSKVLEDFSLIAVGGYGRGELNPLSDIDLLFLLSGNPKSLTETFIQDALSVIWGFGMEIGHSSRTIKECVTLAQDDLTIKTSMIETRFLIGNQTTYDKFYNTIQKNVLRKHVKQFLNTKLKEQYTHYGQGDSVVSHPEPDIKNGPGGLRDYHSALWATAVRYGCNSLREINETHVLSNEEIESLYHSVDFSLRVRNELHYLTGLKSDVLTFDIQKQLANNLGYKISSQGQPVEEFMRDYYLHATNIYTFSQNLFEHCRQPKRSFKKVISSLTKKSVGHGFHISESSLIYEGDAKENFKKDKSLLLKALELCKQHQVLPDYKLQRNMRLSKNLINAQFMKGEEIKDFLFSILQSQTTEKILRLMHETNILEQVLPEFGLAHCKVNHDFYHHYTADEHSLRIIRFLDELAVTSITNPTDLSALYQEFSRKEILKLSALLQSARKAPDGGPDDSLKSLADRLLLGETDSELMLFLLANPYTMIETALHQDIHQPAVIRKFAETVANPERMKGLYLLSYAELRAVAPGTLTAWKKILLSELYERTLKYMQDPESLEQQPSATRAGVFKALQRELPVNDIENHLRQMPADYLMTASSEEVALHIRLIRSFKDKLFILHHQFHEEGNYHNLTLCCPIGSEAFQKLVGTVTAKSLNILGAQFFLKKDGIVIVSLQVEANTKADAEDVEIWKDIKNNLGQLFSGETSLQKMLKSRTRYAGEQKKMAMVPRVHVERTADNPFTVIRVEARDHIGMLYKVATVFVDFGIRIHRAKISTQGDRAIDVFYVSLRNPKFDLNKVISRFKEHMIQTLMIEKLEDVR